The following proteins come from a genomic window of Malus sylvestris chromosome 4, drMalSylv7.2, whole genome shotgun sequence:
- the LOC126618452 gene encoding putative pentatricopeptide repeat-containing protein At3g08820 produces the protein MTAIANRASSPAFSKALETKQCLLQGFTSFNHLKHAHARLLRLGLDQDNYLLNLVLRSGFDFGHTAYSRHVFRQTAQPNIFLWNTMIRGLVSNDCFDDAIQFYGSMRKDGFLPNSFTYPFVLKACARQSDFQLGLNIHTLVVKTGFDFDVYVKTSLLCLYAKCGYLEHAHQVFDEMPEKNVVSWTAVICGYIEARLYREAIDTFRGLLEMGLRPDSFSLVRVLSACGRLGDIGSGEWIDGYITDIGMGRNVFVATSLVDMFIKCGNMEKARRVFDVMPEKDIVSWSSMIQGYASNGLPKEAIDLFFQMQKENLKPDCYAMVGVLSACARLGALELGDWASNLMDKDEFFTNPILGTALIDMYAKCGNMVLAWEVFKGMKKKDHVVWNAAMSGLAMNGHVKAVFGLFGQVGKIGIRPDGNTFMGLLCGCCHAGLVDEGRRYFNNMTSVFSLTPTIEHYGCMVDLLGRAGLLDEAYELIKSMPMEANSIVWGALLGGCRLHRNTQLAELVLKQLIGLEPWNSAHYVLLSNIYSASHKWNEAADTRSQMSQQGMKKIPGCSWIEVNGVVHEFLVGDKSHTLSDKIYAKLHELAKELKAAGYVPTTDFVLFDIEEEEKEHFLGCHSEKLAVAFGLISTAPTDTIRVVKNLRVCGDCHEAIKLISKISGREIIVRDNNRFHCFIDGSCSCKDYW, from the coding sequence ATGACAGCCATAGCCAACAGAGCCTCCTCCCCTGCATTTTCCAAAGCCTTAGAAACCAAGCAATGTCTCCTTCAAGGCTTCACCTCCTTCAACCACCTCAAACACGCCCACGCCCGGCTCCTCCGCCTCGGCCTCGACCAAGACAACTATCTTCTCAACCTGGTCCTCCGCTCCGGCTTCGATTTCGGTCACACCGCTTACTCCCGCCACGTCTTCCGCCAAACCGCGCAGCCCAACATCTTCCTCTGGAACACCATGATCCGCGGCTTGGTTTCCAACGATTGCTTCGACGACGCGATCCAATTCTACGGCTCGATGCGGAAAGATGGATTCTTACCGAATAGCTTTACTTACCCTTTTGTTCTGAAAGCGTGTGCAAGGCAATCGGACTTCCAATTGGGGCTGAACATTCATACCCTTGTGGTGAAAACTGGGTTCGATTTCGATGTTTATGTTAAAACCAGTTTGCTCTGCTTATATGCGAAATGTGGGTATTTGGAACATGCACATCAGGTATTTGATGAAATGCCGGAGAaaaatgttgtttcttggaCTGCCGTGATTTGTGGGTACATTGAAGCTCGCCTGTACAGAGAAGCTATTGATACATTTCGCGGGTTGTTGGAGATGGGTTTGAGGCCTGATAGTTTTAGCCTTGTTAGGGTTTTATCTGCGTGTGGGAGGTTAGGGGATATAGGCAGTGGGGAATGGATTGATGGATACATAACGGATATTGGTATGGGGAGGAATGTGTTTGTTGCTACCTCTTTAGTTGATATGTTTATCAAGTGCGGAAATATGGAGAAAGCTCGTCGTGTCTTTGATGTGATGCCCGAGAAGGATATAGTTTCTTGGAGCAGCATGATTCAGGGATATGCATCAAATGGGCTTCCTAAAGAAGCCATAGACCTCTTCTTTCAAATGCAGAAGGAGAATTTGAAACCCGATTGCTATGCCATGGTCGGCGTACTTTCTGCTTGTGCAAGATTAGGAGCGCTTGAATTAGGGGACTGGGCTAGCAATTTGATGGATAAAGATGAATTTTTCACTAACCCAATTCTTGGTACAGCTCTAATTGACATGTATGCGAAATGTGGGAACATGGTCCTTGCTTGGGAAGTCTTTAAGGGGATGAAGAAAAAAGACCATGTTGTTTGGAATGCTGCAATGTCTGGGCTTGCTATGAATGGACATGTCAAAGCTGTGTTTGGACTATTTGGACAAGTGGGAAAAATTGGAATTCGACCTGATGGAAACACTTTCATGGGCCTGCTTTGTGGATGCTGTCATGCTGGTCTAGTTGATGAGGGCCGGAGGTATTTTAATAACATGACGAGTGTCTTTTCCTTGACTCCGACAATTGAGCATTATGGATGTATGGTGGATCTTCTTGGCCGTGCAGGTTTGTTGGATGAAGCTTACGAGTTAATAAAAAGTATGCCAATGGAGGCGAATTCCATCGTTTGGGGAGCACTGTTGGGTGGATGCCGGCTACATAGGAATACCCAATTGGCTGAACTTGTACTGAAACAACTCATAGGGCTAGAACCGTGGAACTCAGCACACTATGTTCTCCTGTCAAATATTTACTCTGCAAGTCATAAATGGAATGAGGCAGCAGATACCAGATCACAAATGAGTCAGCAAGGGATGAAGAAAATCCCGGGTTGCAGTTGGATCGAAGTAAATGGGGTTGTTCACGAATTCCTTGTCGGAGACAAGTCCCACACATTGTCAGATAAGATATACGCAAAACTTCACGAGTTGGCTAAGGAATTGAAAGCAGCAGGTTATGTTCCGACCACAGATTTTGTGTTGTTTGACatagaagaggaagaaaaggagCATTTCCTTGGCTGTCATAGCGAGAAGCTGGCCGTTGCATTTGGTCTGATCAGCACTGCTCCTACAGATACTATCCGAGTTGTGAAGAACCTTCGTGTGTGCGGTGATTGTCATGAGGCGATAAAGCTCATCTCGAAGATTTCAGGGAGAGAGATCATCGTTCGGGACAATAACCGATTTCATTGTTTCATTGATGGTTCATGTTCATGTAAAGATTAttggtaa